A section of the Clostridium sp. TW13 genome encodes:
- a CDS encoding MFS transporter: MEVQNMYKCNKEEKSWILYDCTISTYSMILITSIFPLYLRMVLKNNGVSEASTTVYWGYLNSIGRFLIAILAPILGTIADYRGYKIKFFKIFCIIGIVATGLLGIIPDSLYIVIAIIFTISTIGNSGSNVFYDAFLVDVTDKKNMDMISSIGFAAGYIGDIISLALCMVIVLLAQKNIIPIDVATACRICFIITAIWCLLFSIPMIKNVKQVYGIDKENKVVTNSFKRLGKTLSNIRNHKNIFTFLLAYFFYIDGVNTIITMATSFGSDLGISSSSMLLVLLLIMFVAFPSSIIYGKLAEKHGAKIMLYAGIIIYSVICVYAYFIHNITGFMILAVLVGTSQGGVQAISRSYFGKLVPKEKNNEFFGFFNVFGRFAAILGPALVSLVTSLTGKTSNGVFSVLALFILGGLILTKVEDVKIKDEIILKDEAIINN, encoded by the coding sequence ATGGAGGTACAAAATATGTACAAATGTAACAAAGAAGAAAAAAGTTGGATTCTATATGATTGCACAATATCAACCTATAGCATGATTCTCATAACCTCAATATTCCCTCTATATTTAAGAATGGTATTAAAAAATAATGGAGTTTCAGAAGCCTCCACTACAGTTTACTGGGGATATTTAAATTCAATTGGAAGATTTCTTATAGCAATTTTAGCTCCTATTTTAGGAACAATTGCGGACTACAGAGGATATAAAATAAAATTCTTTAAAATATTTTGTATAATAGGCATTGTTGCAACAGGACTTTTAGGGATTATTCCAGATTCGCTCTACATAGTTATAGCAATAATATTCACTATAAGTACTATAGGTAATTCAGGAAGCAATGTTTTTTATGATGCCTTCCTAGTAGATGTTACTGATAAAAAGAATATGGACATGATTTCTTCTATTGGTTTTGCTGCTGGATATATCGGGGATATAATCTCACTTGCGCTTTGCATGGTAATTGTCTTACTAGCTCAAAAAAATATAATTCCAATAGATGTAGCCACTGCTTGTAGAATATGTTTCATAATAACTGCTATTTGGTGTTTATTATTTTCAATTCCAATGATTAAAAATGTGAAACAAGTTTATGGTATAGATAAAGAAAATAAAGTTGTAACAAATAGTTTTAAACGCTTGGGAAAAACCCTTTCCAACATAAGAAATCATAAAAATATTTTTACGTTTCTATTAGCTTACTTTTTCTATATCGATGGAGTAAATACAATAATAACCATGGCAACATCCTTTGGTTCAGATTTAGGAATTAGCAGCTCCAGCATGCTTCTTGTATTATTACTAATCATGTTTGTTGCCTTTCCTTCCTCAATTATTTATGGAAAATTAGCAGAAAAGCATGGTGCCAAGATTATGCTATATGCTGGAATAATTATATACTCTGTCATATGTGTATATGCCTATTTCATTCATAACATAACAGGATTTATGATATTAGCTGTACTTGTAGGAACATCCCAAGGTGGTGTACAAGCAATAAGCAGATCATATTTTGGCAAACTCGTTCCTAAAGAAAAGAATAATGAATTCTTTGGTTTTTTCAATGTATTTGGAAGATTTGCAGCAATTTTAGGACCTGCATTAGTTAGTTTGGTAACCTCCTTAACTGGGAAAACATCTAATGGTGTTTTTAGTGTATTAGCTCTATTTATATTAGGAGGACTTATTCTTACCAAAGTTGAAGATGTTAAAATAAAGGATGAAATAATTCTAAAAGATGAAGCTATAATAAATAATTAG
- a CDS encoding DUF1540 domain-containing protein, with amino-acid sequence MQKITCSVSNCSHNKTGLCYSNRVDIGGATASTEAGTVCGSFLNKCEYSSLTNNTNSSGPCDALTCNVTSCGHNENKLCNLDSIQVAGDDAHIYTETECSSFDAKPSW; translated from the coding sequence ATGCAAAAAATTACTTGCAGTGTATCAAATTGTTCTCATAATAAAACTGGACTTTGCTATTCAAACAGAGTGGATATTGGAGGTGCCACTGCATCTACTGAGGCAGGAACTGTATGTGGTTCATTCTTAAATAAATGTGAATATAGCAGTTTAACTAACAATACTAATTCTTCAGGGCCATGTGATGCTCTTACCTGCAATGTTACAAGCTGTGGACATAATGAAAATAAGCTATGTAATTTAGATTCTATACAGGTAGCTGGAGATGATGCTCATATATACACTGAAACAGAATGCTCTAGCTTTGATGCTAAACCATCTTGGTAA
- a CDS encoding sensor histidine kinase → MKIKLNIFNNVGIKLLILIPIDMIISFLFLGVLSNIIVKIFGYNTEFYKTYGVIIATGYFVTAITIFVVVFLAAISRRIKYLKYISKSVTNIKTQKYLNPIDIKGSDEIAQLATDINTMSEKLKENYEKEKKQEDAKNELIVAVSHDLKTPLTSIMGYLELLNKDKGNFTKEQKEFLEVAYKKSKNLKKLIEELFEYTKFSNNYIKLNKAPFNIAVIVSQIVGEHMLFLSEKNIQVEIECDENELMCEIDMQKFIRVIENLVKNAEKYSYKNSTYTIKMWEEDNNINLSFINEGDNISEEDLVRIFDEMYRIDKSRNAEIEGSGLGLAISKKIIALHHGMIWAECDGNEIKFNIRLPQEN, encoded by the coding sequence ATGAAGATAAAGCTAAATATATTTAATAATGTAGGAATCAAATTATTAATATTGATTCCTATCGATATGATAATAAGTTTTTTGTTTTTAGGGGTTCTGAGTAATATAATTGTTAAAATATTTGGATATAATACTGAGTTTTATAAAACGTATGGAGTTATAATAGCTACAGGATATTTTGTAACAGCAATAACAATTTTTGTAGTTGTTTTTTTAGCTGCAATTAGCAGAAGAATTAAATATTTAAAGTATATAAGCAAGAGTGTTACTAATATAAAGACTCAGAAATATCTAAATCCTATAGATATAAAAGGTAGTGATGAAATTGCTCAATTAGCTACTGATATAAATACAATGTCTGAAAAACTTAAAGAAAATTATGAAAAAGAAAAAAAGCAAGAAGATGCTAAAAATGAATTAATAGTTGCTGTTTCACATGACTTAAAAACTCCATTAACATCTATAATGGGATATTTGGAACTTCTCAATAAGGATAAAGGGAATTTTACAAAAGAGCAAAAGGAATTTTTAGAAGTAGCCTATAAAAAAAGCAAAAATCTAAAAAAGTTAATTGAGGAACTTTTTGAATATACTAAGTTTTCCAATAACTACATAAAACTAAATAAAGCTCCATTTAATATAGCTGTTATAGTAAGTCAGATAGTTGGAGAGCATATGCTATTTTTATCAGAGAAAAATATACAAGTTGAGATTGAATGCGATGAAAATGAATTAATGTGTGAAATTGATATGCAAAAATTTATTAGAGTTATTGAGAATTTAGTAAAAAATGCTGAAAAATATAGTTATAAAAATTCTACCTATACAATTAAAATGTGGGAGGAAGATAACAATATTAATCTTTCTTTTATTAATGAAGGCGATAATATTAGTGAGGAGGATTTGGTGAGAATATTTGATGAGATGTATAGAATTGATAAATCTAGAAATGCTGAAATTGAAGGTTCAGGGTTAGGTCTTGCCATTTCAAAGAAAATCATTGCACTTCATCATGGAATGATTTGGGCAGAGTGTGATGGTAATGAGATTAAATTTAATATTAGGTTGCCTCAAGAAAATTAA
- a CDS encoding iron-containing alcohol dehydrogenase family protein, whose protein sequence is MDFKYSMPTKIYFGEESVLRNKEVFNNIGSKALIVTGRSSAKKNGSYDDVVKALSEVGIEHILFDEVEENPSLETIEKGSTIGKTNNVDFVIGIGGGSPMDASKAMAVFIKNPEINMDNIFDGKQLESIPVVAVATTSGTGSEVTQYSIVTSNKEKTKKNLGQSVFPVAAFLDSKYTFNLPYNITVNTAIDAFTHLVEGYLNTNSTYMSELYGERGFELFKYCFEKLVNKDLDKEFRSKVMLASTLAGIQISQTGTSLPHGMGYSLTYFKGLPHGLANGVLTIEYLRTFKDKTKVNKMLNILGFNTLNELEEIFTKLFKVDIDITTEEIVEYSQAFVSNKGKLKNHPEEVSLEDVVRIYSKSLLK, encoded by the coding sequence ATGGATTTTAAATATTCAATGCCTACTAAAATATATTTCGGTGAAGAATCAGTTTTAAGAAACAAAGAAGTTTTTAATAATATAGGAAGCAAAGCTTTAATTGTTACAGGAAGAAGCTCTGCAAAAAAGAATGGTTCATATGATGATGTTGTTAAGGCACTTTCTGAGGTGGGAATAGAACATATTCTTTTTGATGAAGTGGAAGAGAACCCTTCTTTAGAAACTATTGAAAAAGGAAGTACTATCGGTAAAACCAATAATGTAGATTTTGTCATAGGTATAGGTGGAGGTTCCCCTATGGATGCTTCAAAGGCTATGGCTGTTTTTATAAAAAATCCAGAAATTAATATGGATAATATCTTTGATGGAAAGCAATTAGAAAGTATCCCTGTGGTTGCAGTTGCAACAACTTCTGGAACAGGTTCAGAAGTCACTCAATACAGTATTGTAACTTCAAATAAGGAAAAAACAAAGAAAAATTTAGGCCAATCAGTATTTCCTGTAGCTGCCTTTCTTGATAGCAAATATACCTTTAACTTACCTTATAATATAACTGTAAATACAGCTATTGATGCCTTTACTCATTTAGTTGAAGGTTATCTAAATACAAATAGCACCTATATGTCTGAACTTTATGGTGAAAGAGGATTTGAGTTATTTAAATATTGCTTTGAAAAGCTTGTAAATAAAGATTTAGATAAGGAATTTAGAAGTAAAGTTATGTTAGCCTCAACTTTAGCAGGAATACAAATATCTCAAACTGGAACATCACTACCTCATGGCATGGGATACTCACTTACATATTTTAAAGGACTTCCCCATGGCTTGGCTAATGGAGTATTAACAATAGAATATTTAAGAACTTTTAAGGATAAAACAAAGGTTAACAAAATGCTAAATATTCTTGGATTCAATACCTTAAATGAATTAGAAGAAATCTTCACAAAATTATTTAAAGTAGATATCGATATAACTACTGAAGAAATAGTAGAATATTCACAGGCTTTTGTTTCTAACAAAGGTAAATTGAAGAACCACCCAGAAGAAGTGTCTTTAGAAGATGTAGTAAGAATTTATAGCAAGAGCCTCCTAAAATAA
- a CDS encoding phosphatase PAP2 family protein — MYLNALKKINRFDNYILCSIKKYIQNKYLDILMPIITSMGNLGGIWILIAVTISVDKKQKLIVYVVILTLIISTIVGEGVIKNIVRRVRPCNQYNNVSLLISRPLSYSFPSGHTLSSFAAAEVLSVHYAQYKFIFIGIAFLIALSRVYLNVHYPTDIIAGIILGILCSRLMLIILQLGYVQKISLLIGVYYS; from the coding sequence GTGTATTTAAATGCCTTAAAAAAAATAAATAGATTTGATAATTATATTTTATGTTCTATTAAGAAATATATACAAAATAAATATTTAGATATATTAATGCCTATAATAACATCTATGGGAAACTTGGGTGGTATTTGGATTTTAATAGCAGTAACTATATCTGTAGATAAAAAGCAGAAATTAATTGTATATGTAGTAATACTTACATTAATAATAAGTACCATTGTTGGAGAAGGAGTAATAAAAAATATAGTAAGACGAGTTAGACCTTGTAATCAATATAATAATGTTAGTCTTTTGATTTCTAGGCCTTTATCTTATTCTTTTCCTTCAGGCCATACGTTGTCTTCTTTTGCTGCTGCAGAAGTGTTGTCTGTGCATTATGCTCAATATAAGTTTATTTTCATTGGTATAGCATTTCTTATAGCTTTATCAAGGGTATATTTGAATGTACATTATCCAACTGATATTATAGCAGGCATTATCTTGGGAATATTATGTTCAAGATTAATGTTAATAATTTTACAGTTAGGATATGTACAAAAGATTTCCTTATTAATAGGAGTATATTACTCGTAA
- a CDS encoding LemA family protein: MRTSRRLLAGIVLVIFLLGVVIVNKYNSLVRLEENVNTASSNIDTKLQRRNDLIPNVVNTVKGYAKQEKGVIDSVTNARTKLAGASTTEDKVKADSELSSAISKLLVVVENYPDLKSSQNFRDLTVELEGAENRIAIARKDYNAAANDYNVKRRTFPTNIVANIFGFKEKALYKASEGAQNVPSVDFSK, from the coding sequence ATGAGGACAAGCAGAAGGTTATTAGCAGGAATTGTATTGGTAATATTTCTTCTAGGGGTAGTGATAGTGAATAAGTATAATAGTTTGGTAAGGCTTGAGGAGAATGTAAATACAGCCTCATCAAACATAGATACTAAGCTGCAAAGAAGAAATGATTTAATCCCAAATGTAGTGAATACAGTAAAGGGGTATGCAAAGCAAGAAAAAGGTGTTATAGATAGTGTGACAAATGCAAGAACCAAATTGGCAGGAGCATCAACTACTGAAGACAAGGTTAAGGCAGATAGTGAATTATCAAGTGCAATTTCAAAATTATTAGTTGTAGTTGAAAATTATCCGGATTTAAAATCAAGTCAGAATTTTAGAGATTTGACTGTTGAATTAGAAGGAGCAGAAAATAGAATAGCAATAGCAAGAAAGGATTATAATGCTGCTGCTAATGATTATAATGTAAAGAGAAGGACCTTTCCTACTAATATAGTAGCAAATATATTTGGTTTTAAAGAAAAAGCTTTGTACAAGGCAAGTGAAGGAGCGCAGAATGTACCTTCTGTGGATTTTTCTAAATAA
- a CDS encoding response regulator transcription factor has product MFTILIVEDDIKLRKLFSTVLNKNGYNTLQAGDGIEAWNVIEANHVDLVISDIMMPNMDGYEFTKSIRDTNSEIPILMITAREDFSAKRRGFILGTDDYMVKPIDVNEMVLRVGALLRRVKSIHDRKQNIGETILDYDCLTVFRNGEIIELSQKEFYLLYMLVSFPNKIFTRQQLMDEIWGVNSESDAQTIDVHINRLRKHFSSNPDFEIVTVRGLGYKVVKK; this is encoded by the coding sequence ATGTTTACTATATTAATTGTGGAAGATGATATAAAGTTACGTAAATTATTTAGTACTGTTTTAAATAAAAATGGATATAATACATTACAGGCAGGAGATGGTATTGAAGCTTGGAATGTTATAGAAGCAAATCATGTTGATTTAGTAATTTCAGATATCATGATGCCAAATATGGATGGGTATGAGTTTACTAAATCCATTAGAGATACAAACAGCGAAATTCCTATATTGATGATTACAGCAAGAGAAGATTTTTCAGCTAAAAGGCGTGGGTTTATTCTTGGAACTGATGACTATATGGTTAAACCTATTGATGTTAATGAAATGGTATTGCGTGTTGGAGCATTATTACGCCGAGTAAAAAGTATTCATGATAGAAAACAAAACATAGGAGAAACTATTCTTGATTATGATTGTCTAACAGTTTTTAGGAATGGTGAAATAATAGAGTTATCCCAAAAAGAATTTTATCTCCTTTATATGCTAGTATCATTTCCAAATAAAATATTCACTAGACAGCAACTTATGGATGAGATTTGGGGTGTTAATAGCGAATCAGATGCACAGACAATCGATGTGCATATAAATAGACTTCGAAAGCATTTTTCTAGTAACCCAGATTTTGAAATTGTTACTGTAAGGGGACTGGGATATAAGGTGGTTAAGAAATGA
- a CDS encoding TVP38/TMEM64 family protein has translation MKKRNKIIMTLIFWIIIVLILYSMGLLTTDFNKINLIIGDNPIKMRFLFVLFSTVRIAFFIPQTIFTIGGSMVFGPYEGFFLSILSLVISHSILYAIGIFFEKQLLGEGFFEKNKENITVLSKHGYKVLALGVACPVTPSDFMTILAACIKLNYKKSILTVLIASAPMTFLYGFLGNGFKETAIFRIFVAIVIVLVSYYTFRIWNKIKKS, from the coding sequence ATGAAAAAAAGAAATAAAATAATTATGACTTTAATTTTTTGGATAATAATTGTGCTTATTTTATATAGCATGGGATTACTTACAACAGATTTTAATAAGATTAATCTTATTATTGGGGACAATCCAATTAAGATGAGATTTTTATTTGTATTATTCTCAACGGTGAGAATAGCATTTTTTATTCCTCAAACTATTTTTACTATTGGGGGAAGTATGGTATTTGGCCCATATGAGGGATTTTTTCTATCAATTTTATCCTTAGTAATTTCACATAGCATTTTGTATGCTATTGGAATATTTTTTGAAAAACAATTATTAGGAGAAGGGTTCTTTGAAAAAAATAAAGAGAACATAACAGTTCTTAGCAAGCATGGCTATAAAGTTTTAGCATTAGGAGTAGCTTGCCCAGTAACTCCTTCGGATTTCATGACTATTTTAGCTGCATGTATAAAATTGAACTATAAAAAATCAATTCTAACAGTGTTAATAGCTAGTGCTCCTATGACATTTTTGTATGGATTTTTAGGAAATGGATTCAAGGAGACAGCTATTTTTAGGATTTTTGTGGCTATTGTAATTGTTTTGGTATCATATTACACCTTTCGTATATGGAACAAAATTAAAAAGTCTTAA
- a CDS encoding class I SAM-dependent methyltransferase, translated as MESNNFIKQYIRNPKTVGAVAPSSEKLANRMVEDINFINASCIVEYGPGTGVFTEKILNKKKDSTIFIAIEYNAEFYKILKDKFKNETNFILINDSAENLKEYLNKYNIDKVDYIVSGLPFASLPDAMSQRILSVTKEILKGKSRFITFQYTLFKMKLFRKYFGEIKRKKVLLNLPPAYVLECKN; from the coding sequence ATGGAAAGTAATAATTTTATAAAACAATATATAAGAAATCCAAAAACAGTAGGTGCTGTAGCACCAAGTTCAGAAAAATTAGCCAATAGAATGGTTGAAGATATTAATTTCATAAATGCTTCATGCATTGTTGAATATGGACCAGGAACTGGCGTTTTCACAGAAAAAATATTAAATAAGAAGAAGGATAGCACGATATTTATAGCTATAGAATATAACGCTGAATTTTATAAGATATTAAAAGACAAGTTTAAAAATGAGACAAACTTTATACTAATAAATGATTCAGCTGAGAATTTAAAAGAATATTTAAATAAATACAATATTGATAAGGTTGACTATATTGTTTCAGGACTGCCATTTGCAAGTTTACCTGATGCTATGAGTCAAAGGATATTATCAGTTACAAAAGAAATATTAAAAGGTAAAAGTAGGTTTATAACTTTTCAATATACTTTATTTAAAATGAAGCTATTTAGAAAATATTTCGGGGAAATTAAAAGAAAGAAAGTACTTTTAAATCTACCACCAGCTTATGTTTTAGAATGTAAAAACTAG
- a CDS encoding response regulator transcription factor, whose product METNILVVDDDKDIRNLIKVYLGNEGYNIEEASNGAEALIKINENDFDLVILDVMMPILDGISACMKIRENYTMPIIFLSAKDEEIHKIQGLTVGADDYITKPFGSMEFIARVKAQLRRYKKFNELQNINFVTIEDLTINFDTHEVAVKGKQVKLTPKEFAILECLAKNRGMVFSVEKLYEIIWNEKFAVSDTSIMVHITNLRQKIEPNPKSPKYVKTVWGVGYKI is encoded by the coding sequence ATGGAGACAAATATTTTGGTTGTAGATGATGATAAGGATATTCGAAATTTAATCAAAGTCTATCTTGGAAATGAAGGGTATAATATTGAGGAGGCTTCTAATGGTGCTGAAGCCTTAATTAAGATTAATGAGAATGATTTTGATTTAGTTATTTTAGATGTGATGATGCCAATTCTTGATGGCATAAGTGCTTGTATGAAAATTAGAGAAAATTATACTATGCCTATAATATTTTTATCTGCAAAAGATGAAGAAATTCACAAGATACAGGGGTTAACAGTAGGTGCGGATGATTATATCACTAAACCATTTGGCTCTATGGAGTTTATAGCCAGAGTAAAGGCTCAACTTAGAAGATATAAAAAGTTTAACGAGCTTCAAAATATCAATTTTGTTACTATTGAAGATTTAACTATTAATTTTGATACTCATGAGGTAGCCGTAAAAGGAAAGCAAGTTAAACTTACCCCAAAGGAATTCGCAATATTAGAATGTTTGGCTAAAAATAGAGGTATGGTATTTTCTGTTGAGAAGTTATACGAGATTATTTGGAACGAGAAATTTGCAGTATCAGATACTTCAATTATGGTTCATATAACAAATCTAAGGCAAAAAATCGAACCCAATCCCAAAAGTCCTAAATATGTTAAGACTGTTTGGGGAGTTGGCTATAAGATATGA
- a CDS encoding NADH peroxidase — protein MKKFICTVCGYVHEGDNPPEICPICKAGADKFKEMTDELNFADEHRIGVAEGCDDELLEGLRANFMGECTEVGMYLAMSRQADREGYPEVGEAYKRIAFEEAEHAAKFAELLGEVVVADTKSNLSARVEAEYGACEGKKKLATIAKQKNLDAIHDTVHEMCKDEARHGRAFKGLLDRYFSKVSENK, from the coding sequence ATGAAAAAATTTATTTGTACTGTATGTGGTTATGTCCATGAAGGAGATAATCCACCAGAAATTTGCCCTATTTGTAAAGCCGGGGCTGATAAGTTTAAAGAAATGACAGATGAATTGAACTTCGCTGATGAGCACAGAATAGGAGTTGCAGAAGGCTGTGATGATGAATTATTAGAAGGATTAAGAGCTAACTTCATGGGAGAATGCACTGAGGTTGGAATGTATCTTGCAATGTCTCGTCAAGCTGATCGTGAAGGTTATCCTGAGGTTGGTGAGGCTTATAAGAGAATAGCCTTTGAAGAAGCAGAACATGCTGCTAAATTTGCTGAACTTTTAGGTGAAGTAGTAGTTGCTGATACTAAGTCCAACTTATCTGCTAGAGTTGAAGCTGAATATGGTGCCTGTGAAGGTAAAAAGAAGCTAGCTACTATAGCTAAACAAAAAAATCTTGATGCAATTCATGATACAGTTCATGAAATGTGTAAGGATGAAGCAAGACATGGTAGAGCTTTCAAAGGCTTACTTGATAGATACTTTAGTAAGGTGTCCGAAAATAAATAA
- a CDS encoding ectonucleotide pyrophosphatase/phosphodiesterase, with amino-acid sequence MKEQTKHLIVISFDGLSSLDFEYIRTLPNFKRYLNTASYCNKVYSVYPSLTYPAHATIVTGKYPKNHGIINNTLLQINKKSPDWYWYRKDIQGETFYDLAIKKGKKVAALLWPVTAKSKIQYNMPEIFANRPWQNQIFTSLFNGSPLYQFELNKKFGNLRDGLSQPNLDNFTHESLLYTIKHKKTDLILVHYTDLDSARHNYGFNSNEATLALKRHDRRLADIINTLLDQNIYDESTIVILGDHSSLDEKYVVNLNVLLLKNGYIHTDTHHNITSYKAIAKNCDGSAYVYVNNDDKETIKRIYNLILEFNKANNCIDIIYTKDDAVKLGADPKCALMLEAKLGFYFQDELHDDIIIDLNQANKFKYPHYTKATHGYSPYKENYTTVFMAAGCGIRKNIIIDEMNLVDEAPTIANLLGIDLKDVDGKVIQELFEK; translated from the coding sequence ATGAAGGAGCAAACTAAACATTTAATAGTAATCTCATTTGACGGTCTATCATCTTTAGATTTTGAATATATAAGAACTTTACCAAACTTTAAAAGATATCTTAACACTGCATCCTATTGTAACAAGGTTTACAGTGTGTACCCTTCCTTAACTTATCCTGCACATGCAACCATTGTAACAGGGAAATACCCTAAAAATCATGGAATCATAAATAATACTTTGCTGCAAATTAATAAAAAATCTCCAGACTGGTATTGGTATAGAAAAGATATACAAGGAGAAACCTTTTATGACTTAGCCATAAAAAAAGGAAAGAAGGTTGCAGCTCTACTATGGCCTGTCACCGCTAAATCTAAGATTCAATATAATATGCCTGAAATATTTGCTAACAGACCTTGGCAAAATCAAATTTTCACCTCACTTTTCAATGGAAGTCCATTATATCAATTTGAATTGAATAAGAAGTTTGGAAACTTAAGAGATGGATTATCTCAACCTAATTTAGATAACTTCACACATGAATCGCTACTTTACACTATAAAACATAAAAAAACAGATTTAATACTTGTTCACTATACTGATTTAGATAGTGCAAGACATAATTACGGTTTTAATTCTAACGAAGCAACCCTTGCACTTAAAAGACATGATAGAAGACTTGCAGATATTATAAATACCTTACTTGACCAAAATATATATGATGAAAGTACAATTGTAATTTTAGGTGATCATAGCAGTCTTGATGAAAAATATGTTGTTAACTTAAACGTGTTGCTACTTAAAAATGGATATATTCATACAGATACACATCATAATATCACTTCTTATAAAGCAATAGCTAAAAATTGTGATGGCTCTGCTTATGTATATGTAAATAACGATGATAAGGAAACAATTAAACGCATCTATAACTTAATCTTAGAATTCAACAAAGCTAATAATTGTATAGATATTATCTACACTAAAGATGATGCTGTTAAATTAGGTGCAGATCCAAAATGTGCACTTATGCTAGAAGCTAAACTTGGCTTCTACTTTCAAGATGAACTTCATGACGATATAATCATTGATTTGAACCAAGCAAATAAGTTTAAGTATCCACATTATACAAAAGCTACTCATGGCTACTCACCATATAAAGAAAATTACACCACTGTATTTATGGCAGCTGGATGTGGCATAAGAAAAAACATAATAATTGATGAAATGAACTTAGTTGATGAAGCTCCTACAATAGCTAATTTACTAGGTATAGATTTAAAAGATGTAGATGGTAAAGTTATACAAGAACTTTTTGAGAAATAA
- a CDS encoding TPM domain-containing protein → MRWVNKVRIFCIVIILLVVGIVLPTTVNAEGQYPKPTMYKYVNDYTGLLNQGDTDKLVSLARELEDKTGAEAAIVVIGTLNGHSIEEYANGLFREWGIGKKDKNNGLLILIVKNDRKYRVEVGTGLEGVLPDLKCKDIMETYATPKFKNDKYAEGLINSYSVFCDSIAKAKNLTLDNSLHVKEPSIQTQLSDSLGALKDKFVDSFDIGKYGFFLICLVALFKNRKKYMSRRSHSFFGTSYSDSDSSSDSGSGSDSSDFGGGSSDGGGSSGDW, encoded by the coding sequence ATGAGGTGGGTAAATAAGGTTAGGATATTTTGTATAGTTATAATATTACTTGTAGTAGGAATAGTACTTCCTACTACAGTAAATGCAGAGGGACAGTATCCAAAACCTACAATGTATAAGTATGTAAATGATTATACAGGTTTATTAAATCAAGGAGATACTGATAAGCTTGTATCTTTAGCAAGAGAATTAGAAGATAAAACAGGTGCAGAAGCTGCTATAGTTGTAATAGGTACATTGAATGGACATTCCATAGAAGAATACGCAAATGGTTTATTTAGAGAATGGGGTATAGGAAAGAAAGACAAAAACAATGGATTACTTATACTTATAGTTAAGAATGATAGGAAATATAGAGTTGAAGTTGGTACTGGTCTTGAAGGGGTATTACCTGATCTAAAGTGCAAAGATATAATGGAAACTTATGCTACTCCAAAATTTAAGAATGATAAATATGCAGAAGGCTTAATAAACTCTTATTCAGTTTTTTGTGATAGTATTGCAAAGGCGAAAAATCTTACTTTAGATAATTCTCTACATGTAAAAGAACCTAGCATTCAAACACAGTTATCTGATTCCCTAGGAGCTTTAAAAGATAAATTTGTAGATTCATTTGATATTGGAAAATATGGATTTTTTTTAATTTGCCTTGTTGCATTGTTTAAAAATAGAAAAAAATATATGTCTAGGCGTTCACATAGCTTCTTTGGTACGTCATATAGTGATTCAGACAGTAGTTCTGACTCTGGGTCAGGCTCTGATTCATCAGATTTTGGCGGTGGTTCATCTGATGGTGGAGGATCTAGTGGAGATTGGTAG